A genome region from Cucurbita pepo subsp. pepo cultivar mu-cu-16 chromosome LG02, ASM280686v2, whole genome shotgun sequence includes the following:
- the LOC111785344 gene encoding D-amino-acid transaminase, chloroplastic produces the protein MNSLQSLLKPIPQSPISDAELTAHSQRPLNNSCNSRQLSFRRFRIRCSIADTVDRTFDAPVLGSSQVLERLRASRENQENQPQFLAMYSSVVGGITTDPAVMVIPIDDHMVHRGHGVFDTAAIVDGHLYELDQHLDRILRSASMAKINLPVSYDREKIKNILIRTASASKCRNGQLRYWLSAGPGNFLLSTSGLHQSALYAIVIQGKPPSPPKGIKVITSSIPMKPPQFATMKSVNYLPNVLSNMEAEEKGAYTAIWLDSEGFIAEGPSMNVGFITKDKEFLMPHFDKILSGCTAKRIITLAERLVTEGRLRSIRFENLTMEEGKKAEEMVLIGSGVLVSPVLQWDEQIIGDGREGPLARALVDLIIEDMKSGPPTVRIRVPYE, from the exons ATGAATTCTCTGCAGTCTCTTCTCAAACCCATTCCTCAGTCACCGATCAGCGATGCAGAACTCACTGCCCATTCTCAAAGGCCGCTGAACAATTCCTGCAATTCTCGGCAGTTGTCTTTTAGAAGATTCAGAATTAGGTGTTCGATTGCTG ATACTGTTGATCGTACTTTTGATGCTCCAGTGCTTGGTAGTTCACAG GTGCTTGAAAGATTAAGGGCAAGCCGAGAGAATCAAGAAAACCAGCCACAATTCCTTGCAATGTATTCCAGCGTTGTTGGGGGAATTACGACAGATCCAGCTGTTATGGTAATTCCAATTGATGACCACATGGTTCATCGGGGACATGGCGTTTTTGATACTGCTGCCATAGTGGATGG GCATCTCTATGAGTTGGACCAGCACCTCGACCGCATTTTAAGATCAGCATCCATGGCAAAAATCAACCTCCCAGTTTCATATGATCGagagaagattaaaaatatactcaTAAGAACTGCCAGTGCTTCTAAGTGTAGGAATGGACAGCTTCGATATTGGCTCTCTGCAGGACCTGGAAATTTTCTACTATCTACTTCTGGGTTGCATCAGTCAGCTCTTTATGCAATTGTAATTCAAGGTAAGCCGCCATCTCCTCCAAAAGGCATCAAAGTCATAACTTCATCAATCCCAATGAAGCCACCTCAATTTGCAACTATGAAGAGTGTAAATTACCTACCAAATGTTCTTTCAAATATGGAAGCAGAAGAAAAGGGTGCTTATACAGCCATTTGGTTGGATAGTGAGGGATTCATTGCTGAAGGGCCTAGTATGAACGTTGGTTTCATTACAAAGGATAAGGAGTTTCTGATGCCTCACTTTGACAAAATTTTAAGCGGCTGCACAGCTAAGAGAATCATTACTCTCGCTGAGCGGCTGGTGACAGAGGGCAGGCTTCGGAGTataagatttgaaaatttaaccATGGAAGAAGGCAAGAAGGCAGAGGAAATGGTGCTTATTGGGAGTGGAGTTCTTGTTTCCCCTGTACTGCAGTGGGATGAGCAGATTATTGGTGATG GAAGAGAAGGTCCGTTGGCTCGAGCGCTTGTAGATCTTATTATCGAAGACATGAAATCCGGCCCTCCAACCGTTAGAATACGAGTTCCATATGAATAA